AGACATTATTTATAATACTGAAAAACTTGAAATAGTGAGGAAATGGTTAAGCTATGATATATCCATAAGATGGATTACTAAACAGCCATTGAAAATATTTACGAAGCACGTTTAATGTTTACAAAGAGCTTTTTATGACATGGGAGAATGATGGTGATATaatgttaagagaaaaaaatggttacaaaatggtacaatacgaggcaatcatgaaaaaaatatgtgtagtaaaaagactgaaaggaaataaGCCAAAATGTCAAAGGTGGTCTCTAGTTGGAGGAAttatgagtgtttttttttttaagaaaacaagcaaaaaaataaaaaagtgttacACTTTCTGTATTATCTTAATGATCTGCTATGTACAAGAATTACTTCAATAATCAAGGGgggaaaaagtaaaaactttaaaaaaatgtcacgTATgtggtttccatttttattttctccgaTGGATGATTGCACATCAGCAAATCTTGAGTTGTTCTAACTACTGAGGCCGGTCACGACACACACTGGTACAAATTGGTCACACGGCTATGCCTGGCTGGCTGCAGCAAATGTACATTGAGTTACACGGCTGGAATTGTTAGGCTGGTTAAAATATACCACCAAAGGATGGGACATGGGTGGGTCAGGCCGCCTCTCCCGCCTGGCACTGCTCTTTCCAGAGGTCTGTGTGTTGCGCTGGTGAGCGGCGTCCAGCCTCCATTGGCTCTGGTGTCTCCCAGTGTGGGGAGAATGCCTCCACCAGCATCTGCTCTGGGACCCCTTCTTGTCCACGCTAGCCTTGGCATTGGGGCCTCCAGCTCTCTGCTACCTCTTCTGAGCCCTGGATCTGATCCAGCCCAGGCCTCCCCCTCCTCACTCTCCTCCACACACCTGGGGCAGACACTGCAGTGGAAGGACAAGACAAGAGTGCAATGGGCCCGCTGCCGAATGCTGAGCCACACCCAGGCACAGGGTGGGGAGAAGCGAGGGGTGCGACCTCGACACCACACACAAGCATACTCTACGGATGGGCCCTCTGTGTCCCCAGTAATGCCAGGCATATATGGCAGCCGAGAGACATGGGGCTATGGGGAGCCCTCCATGGCACAGTCCCTGGGGAGGGGACAAACAGGGGATGGGGGCTGCACCCATCGGGGACAGGCCTGACAGCAGAGCTAGGAGGGTGAGTGGGGGGTGTGTCCCACGTGGGGATGGATTGCTGAGAGGTCACGACTGTACATGCCTGGGGACCATGCCCCTCTCCCAGTTCACTCTCACAGTGGGTTAGATACAGCTAGATAGAAGTGGAGATACACTTTTTTAAGGGAGGACCTTTCCTGGTGGTTGGATAAACAGTGAGACAGACTCCTGGGTTCGGCATGCTCTGGGAAGGGCCATGCGACAGTGGGGGACTCCCTATTGCTACACTCTGTACAGGACGGCCGGGCCCATCCACTGTGCCCATGGCCCCTGGCGGCAGTCACGGTCTGGCCTTCAACCTCTTCCACCTTGAAGAGCTCTTGGGCCCCAGGGCAATGGGGGCTATGAAGACCAGATGGTGGGACTGTGGTCCCCATGGCCCCGGGGGCACCCGACATGGGGGCTACATGATGTTGCACTGGGTGGTCCCACAGCAATCCTTGATGAGTGCCAACCCTGTCTTGGCCACCGTGGGCTTGCTGGGTGGgggctctgctttcttctctggCCGGGAGCCTGCAGCAAGGGAGCAGCACAGAGGaagagatggagagaggaagaggtgaGGTAAGAGGAGCCCCCACCAACTGCAGCCCCAACGCAAGCCTGGCCAGGCCGGGCTCCAACTTCACAGGTCAGGGGATGTGGCACTGAGACCTGCTGTGGGCTGTTAACTCTTCCCACCTCCCTCTGTGCCCTCTGGCTTCCAGTCCTGAGCTTCCAACAATAGCTTTTAGCCCTTTTCCTATTCAGCTCTCCTTACCATTGCATCTGCCAAGCcgagcacagggcctggcatttaagacatatttgttgaatgaaatgagaaa
Above is a window of Dasypus novemcinctus isolate mDasNov1 chromosome 23, mDasNov1.1.hap2, whole genome shotgun sequence DNA encoding:
- the BMERB1 gene encoding bMERB domain-containing protein 1 isoform X1, producing the protein MELKPSLSTPLEAEKPLRRYGAVEETAWKAEGLGRSQLDIISMAETTMMPEEIELEMAKIQRLREVLVRRESELRFMMDDIQLCKDIMDLKQELQNLVAIPEKEKTKLQKQREDELIQKIHKLVQKRDFLVDDAEVERLRLPAREESRAPTQQAHGGQDRVGTHQGLLWDHPVQHHVAPMSGAPGAMGTTVPPSGLHSPHCPGAQELFKVEEVEGQTVTAARGHGHSGWARPSCTECSNRESPTVAWPFPEHAEPRSLSHCLSNHQERSSLKKVYLHFYLAVSNPL